The following is a genomic window from Bosea sp. RAC05.
AGGGCGAGAAGATGGTCAGCCGCAGCGCCAGCACCGCCGCCGCGCAGATCACCAGCGTCAGATAATAATAGACCGTCTTGGAGGCCGCCCAGGCCGAGGGCCAGACGCCGAGGATACCGTTGTCGCCGCCGGTGAGATCGACCGACTGGAAGGCCGTCGCCCAGGCGATCTGCGCGAAGGCGAGCGTCAGCATGGCCAGATAGACCCCCGACAGCCGCACGCAGAACCAGCCGAAGACGACGCCGGCGATCCCCGCCAGGAAGGGCGCCAGCAGCAGCGCCGGCTCCATCGGCGCGCCCAGCCATTTCACGGCGAGCGCTGCGCCATAGGCGCCGAGCCCGAAATAGGCGGCGTGGCCGAAGGAGGCCATCCCGCCCGGCCCCATCATGAAGTGCAGCGAGGCGGCAAACAGCGCGAAGATCACCAGCTCCGTCAGCGTCACCAGCATGTGGTCGGGCGTGACCAGCGGCGCCAGGGCCAGGATCAGGAGACCGATCAGCCCGGCGAGCTTGGTCGTGCCGTCGGCCGGGCGCAGCAGCGGCTCGGCCGGACCATGGGCTCTCTGATGGCCGACGGGCGCCTTGCCCATCAGCCCGTAAGGCTTGACCACCAGCACCACCGCCATGACCAGGAAGACCAGCACCAGCGTGATCTTGGGGAAGATCAGGATGCCGAAGGCGTGCAGGATGCCGATCAGCACGGCGGCGAGATAGGCGCCGGTGACGCTGCCGAGTCCGCCGACCACGACGACGACGAACGCCTCCGAGATCATCGCCAGGTCCATATGCAGCGTCACCGCCTCGCGCGGCAGCTGCAGCGCGCCACCCAGCCCCGCCAGGATCGAGCCGAAGGCGAAGACCGAGGTGAAGAGCAGGCGCTGGTTGACGCCAAGCGCGCCGACCATCTCGCGGTCCTGCGTCGCCGCCCGCACCAGCGTGCCCCAGCGCGTCTTCTGGAACAAAAGCCACAGGATCAGCAGCACCACCGGCCCGACCGCGATCAGGAAGAGCTCATAGGTCGGGAAGCGGTTGCCGAAGATCACGACGAAGCTCTTGAAGCCCGGTGCGCGGGGCCCGATCTTGTCCTCAGCCCCCCAGATCGCCAGCGCCACGTCCTGCAGCATCAGCACGACACCGAAGGTCGCCAGCAGCTGGAACAGCTCCGGCGCCTGGTAGATCCGTCTGAGGATCAGCACCTCGATGACGACGCCGATCAGCCCCGTCAGGGCCGCCGCCACCAGCACGCCGCCCCAGAAGCCGAGCGCGTCCGCCGGCCCGAAGCGCCCGACCAGCGTCCAGGCCAGATAGGCGCCGAGCATGTAGAGCGAGCCATGGGCGAAGTTCACGATCCGCGTGACGCCGAAGATGATCGACAGCCCCGACGCCACGAGGAACAGCGACGAGGCCGAGGCCAGGCCGTTCAGCGTCTGGGTGAGGATGAGGTCGATCATGCGGGCCCCGTGCAAATGGCAGGCGCGACGACACCCCCGTCATCCCGGGCGGAGCGAAGCGCCGTCCCGGGATCCATCATAGGGCGTTGCGCTCTACGATGGATCCCGGATCGGCGCCGCTGCGCGGCTTGTCCGGGATGACGCTGCGGGTGTTCGCAACGATGTGGTTAGACCGGCAAAGGAACCCTCACCCGGCCGGGCGCAGCG
Proteins encoded in this region:
- a CDS encoding ABC transporter permease, giving the protein MIDLILTQTLNGLASASSLFLVASGLSIIFGVTRIVNFAHGSLYMLGAYLAWTLVGRFGPADALGFWGGVLVAAALTGLIGVVIEVLILRRIYQAPELFQLLATFGVVLMLQDVALAIWGAEDKIGPRAPGFKSFVVIFGNRFPTYELFLIAVGPVVLLILWLLFQKTRWGTLVRAATQDREMVGALGVNQRLLFTSVFAFGSILAGLGGALQLPREAVTLHMDLAMISEAFVVVVVGGLGSVTGAYLAAVLIGILHAFGILIFPKITLVLVFLVMAVVLVVKPYGLMGKAPVGHQRAHGPAEPLLRPADGTTKLAGLIGLLILALAPLVTPDHMLVTLTELVIFALFAASLHFMMGPGGMASFGHAAYFGLGAYGAALAVKWLGAPMEPALLLAPFLAGIAGVVFGWFCVRLSGVYLAMLTLAFAQIAWATAFQSVDLTGGDNGILGVWPSAWAASKTVYYYLTLVICAAAVLALRLTIFSPFGYGLRAGRDNALRAEAIGLDVVRIQWVAFAVAAFCAGIAGALFAFFKGSVFPTYMAIPRSVDALLMVLLGGVQTVSGPIIGAFAYAGLHEQLMKATMYWRFALGLSIVLLVVLFPRGLVGTILALRERRARPEAAPATRLAEAAR